The Raphanus sativus cultivar WK10039 chromosome 2, ASM80110v3, whole genome shotgun sequence genome includes a region encoding these proteins:
- the LOC108824014 gene encoding acyl carrier protein 2, mitochondrial produces the protein MAARNALLRYLRVNVNPSLLNPTTIGAREAALPFAVLLRRFSEEVRGSFLDKSDVTDRVISVVKNFQRVDPSKVTPKAHFHNDLGLDSLDSVEVVMALEEEFKFEIPDNEADKIQSVDQAVDFIASHPQAT, from the exons ATGGCGGCGAGAAATGCTCTCCTTCGATACCTTAGAGTCAACGTCAATCCATCACTACTAAACCCCACAACAATCGGCGCTAGAGAAGCAGCACTGCCTTTCGCCGTCCTTCTTCGTCGTTTCTCGGAGGAAGTAAGAGGATCTTTTCTAGACAAATCTGATGTCACAGATCGCGTTATCTCCGTCGTCAAAAACTTCCAAAGAGTCGATCCCTCAAAG GTAACACCGAAAGCCCATTTCCATAACGATCTAGGGTTAGACAGTTTGGACAGTGTGGAAGTTGTGATGGCATTGGAGGAAGAATTCAAATTTGAGATCCCTGATAATGAAGCTGACAAGATCCAGTCCGTCGATCAAGCTGTTGATTTTATCGCTTCTCATCCTCAGGCCACTTAA